In Melopsittacus undulatus isolate bMelUnd1 chromosome 6, bMelUnd1.mat.Z, whole genome shotgun sequence, the following proteins share a genomic window:
- the ALG6 gene encoding dolichyl pyrophosphate Man9GlcNAc2 alpha-1,3-glucosyltransferase isoform X2: MEKWSLMTITVLLALTVRWTVSLSSYSGAGKPPMYGDYEAQRHWQEVTYNLPVRQWYFNTTDNNLLYWGLDYPPLTAYHSLVCAYIAKLINPDWIALHTSRGYESQPHKLFMRTTVLVADLLVYIPAVILYCFSLKETSTKKKVSSALCILLYPGLILIDHGHFQYNSVSLGLALWGVLCLSYDWDLLGSVAFCLALNYKQMELYHSLPFFCYLLGKCFKKGLKGKGLVLLTKIAGTVVVSFAICWLPFCTDMEQIMQVLRRLFPIDRGLFEDKVANIWYSLSVLIKIKNIISPQTQLKLSFAVTFLSLLPACVKLTAQPSLRGFKFALVSCALSFFLFSFQVHEKSILLVSVPVCLIINEIPFMATWFLLVSTFSMLPLLLKDGLLLAYTVTMLAFLSVCTTSFSIFEKTSAEDLQLKQFSLSLKGYVSWFKSFPKIVRMLFLVSITLMAVLSVMSAMVHPPQRLPDLFPLAVSVISCLHFILFLVYFNVVILWDSKNSKSQKKIS; this comes from the exons ATGGAGAAGTGGAGCTTAATGACAATCACTGTTTTACTGGCACTTACTGTACGCTGGACTGTGTCGCTCAGTTCTTACTCAG GTGCAGGAAAACCACCTATGTATGGAGACTACGAAGCTCAGAGGCACTGGCAAGAAGTTACTTACAATTTGCCCGTCAGGCAGTG GTACTTCAATACAACTGATAACAACCTGCTGTACTGGGGCCTGGATTATCCGCCTCTTACTGCCTACCACAGTCTTGTATGTGCTTACAT TGCAAAGTTAATAAATCCTGATTGGATTGCCCTGCACACATCTCGGGGGTATGAGAGTCAGCCACATAAGTTATTTATGCGTACAACAG tgcttgTTGCTGATTTGCTGGTTTATATTCCTGCagttattttatattgtttttccTTGAAAGAAACATCTACTAAAAAGAAG GTTTCCAGTGCTCTCTGCATACTGCTTTATCCGGGCCTCATTCTTATTGACCATGGACACTTCCA ATACAACTCAGTGAGCCTGGGCCTTGCCCTGTGGGGTGTACTTTGTTTGTCTTATGACTGGGACCTGTTGGGCTCAGTGGCCTTTTGCTTGGCTTTAAATTACAAGCAAATGGAACTCTACCATTCTCTGCCCTTTTTCTGCTATTTGCTTGGCAAGTGCTTCAAGAAGGGACTGAAAGGAAAGGG ATTAGTATTGCTAACTAAGATAGCAGGGACAGTGGTGGTTTCCTTCGCTATCTGCTGGCTCCCGTTCTGTACCGACATGGAACAAATCATGCAAGTACTCAGAAGACTCTTTCCCATTGACCGAGGCTTGTTTGAG GATAAAGTAGCCAATATTTGGTACAGTCTAAGTGTCCTTATAAAGATAAAGAACATAATATCACCTCAAACTCAACTAAAACTCAG TTTTGCTGTAACGTTCCTGAGCCTGCTGCCTGCTTGTGTAAAGCTCACAGCCCAGCCTTCTCTGCGAGGATTTAAGTTTGCTTTG GTTAGTTGTGCATTGTCatttttcctgttctccttCCAAGTACATGAAAAATCTATTCTTCTAGTGTCAGT ACCAGTCTGCTTAATCATAAATGAAATCCCTTTTATGGCCACGTGGTTTTTACTCGTGTCAACTTTCAG catgctgcctctgctgctgaaagatGGCCTGCTGCTGGCCTACACCGTGACCATGCTGGCTTTCCTGTCAGTCTGCACCACTTCCTTTTCCATATTTGAGAAGACTTCAGCAGAGGACCTGCAGCTGAAGCAGTTCTCCCTTTCCCTGAAGGGCTACGTTTCTTGGTTCAAGTCCTTTCCCAAGATTGTCAGGATGCTG TTCCTTGTGTCCATAACCCTGATGGCTGTCTTGTCTGTGATGAGTGCCATGGTGCATCCCCCACAGAGGTTACCGGATTTATTCCCTTTAGCTGTGTCTGTTATTTCTTGCTTACATTTTATACTatttttggtgtattttaatGTTGTTATTCTCTGGGACTCAAAGAACAGTAAAAGTCAGAAGAAAATCAGTTAA
- the ALG6 gene encoding dolichyl pyrophosphate Man9GlcNAc2 alpha-1,3-glucosyltransferase isoform X1: MVRNSPVLKPLLIAVRFQTRDSNQMLLGGEKAGTSCCALKCPRNKPTDSAVAMFMVVSFQVPFGLLRRAAMEKWSLMTITVLLALTVRWTVSLSSYSGAGKPPMYGDYEAQRHWQEVTYNLPVRQWYFNTTDNNLLYWGLDYPPLTAYHSLVCAYIAKLINPDWIALHTSRGYESQPHKLFMRTTVLVADLLVYIPAVILYCFSLKETSTKKKVSSALCILLYPGLILIDHGHFQYNSVSLGLALWGVLCLSYDWDLLGSVAFCLALNYKQMELYHSLPFFCYLLGKCFKKGLKGKGLVLLTKIAGTVVVSFAICWLPFCTDMEQIMQVLRRLFPIDRGLFEDKVANIWYSLSVLIKIKNIISPQTQLKLSFAVTFLSLLPACVKLTAQPSLRGFKFALVSCALSFFLFSFQVHEKSILLVSVPVCLIINEIPFMATWFLLVSTFSMLPLLLKDGLLLAYTVTMLAFLSVCTTSFSIFEKTSAEDLQLKQFSLSLKGYVSWFKSFPKIVRMLFLVSITLMAVLSVMSAMVHPPQRLPDLFPLAVSVISCLHFILFLVYFNVVILWDSKNSKSQKKIS, from the exons ATGGTTAGAAATTCTCCAGTACTGAAACCCCTCCTGATTGCAGTGCGCTTCCAGACACGAGACAGTAACCAAATGCTTCTGGGTGGAGAGAAAGCTGGGACTAGCTGTTGTGCTCTTAAATGCCCAAGGAACAAACCCACAGACAGTGCTGTAGCAATGTTTATGGTGGTTTCTTTTCAGGTACCTTTCGGCTTGTTACGAAGAGCAGCTATGGAGAAGTGGAGCTTAATGACAATCACTGTTTTACTGGCACTTACTGTACGCTGGACTGTGTCGCTCAGTTCTTACTCAG GTGCAGGAAAACCACCTATGTATGGAGACTACGAAGCTCAGAGGCACTGGCAAGAAGTTACTTACAATTTGCCCGTCAGGCAGTG GTACTTCAATACAACTGATAACAACCTGCTGTACTGGGGCCTGGATTATCCGCCTCTTACTGCCTACCACAGTCTTGTATGTGCTTACAT TGCAAAGTTAATAAATCCTGATTGGATTGCCCTGCACACATCTCGGGGGTATGAGAGTCAGCCACATAAGTTATTTATGCGTACAACAG tgcttgTTGCTGATTTGCTGGTTTATATTCCTGCagttattttatattgtttttccTTGAAAGAAACATCTACTAAAAAGAAG GTTTCCAGTGCTCTCTGCATACTGCTTTATCCGGGCCTCATTCTTATTGACCATGGACACTTCCA ATACAACTCAGTGAGCCTGGGCCTTGCCCTGTGGGGTGTACTTTGTTTGTCTTATGACTGGGACCTGTTGGGCTCAGTGGCCTTTTGCTTGGCTTTAAATTACAAGCAAATGGAACTCTACCATTCTCTGCCCTTTTTCTGCTATTTGCTTGGCAAGTGCTTCAAGAAGGGACTGAAAGGAAAGGG ATTAGTATTGCTAACTAAGATAGCAGGGACAGTGGTGGTTTCCTTCGCTATCTGCTGGCTCCCGTTCTGTACCGACATGGAACAAATCATGCAAGTACTCAGAAGACTCTTTCCCATTGACCGAGGCTTGTTTGAG GATAAAGTAGCCAATATTTGGTACAGTCTAAGTGTCCTTATAAAGATAAAGAACATAATATCACCTCAAACTCAACTAAAACTCAG TTTTGCTGTAACGTTCCTGAGCCTGCTGCCTGCTTGTGTAAAGCTCACAGCCCAGCCTTCTCTGCGAGGATTTAAGTTTGCTTTG GTTAGTTGTGCATTGTCatttttcctgttctccttCCAAGTACATGAAAAATCTATTCTTCTAGTGTCAGT ACCAGTCTGCTTAATCATAAATGAAATCCCTTTTATGGCCACGTGGTTTTTACTCGTGTCAACTTTCAG catgctgcctctgctgctgaaagatGGCCTGCTGCTGGCCTACACCGTGACCATGCTGGCTTTCCTGTCAGTCTGCACCACTTCCTTTTCCATATTTGAGAAGACTTCAGCAGAGGACCTGCAGCTGAAGCAGTTCTCCCTTTCCCTGAAGGGCTACGTTTCTTGGTTCAAGTCCTTTCCCAAGATTGTCAGGATGCTG TTCCTTGTGTCCATAACCCTGATGGCTGTCTTGTCTGTGATGAGTGCCATGGTGCATCCCCCACAGAGGTTACCGGATTTATTCCCTTTAGCTGTGTCTGTTATTTCTTGCTTACATTTTATACTatttttggtgtattttaatGTTGTTATTCTCTGGGACTCAAAGAACAGTAAAAGTCAGAAGAAAATCAGTTAA